Proteins co-encoded in one Kribbella solani genomic window:
- a CDS encoding cystathionine gamma-synthase, producing MNKEHRYGFETLAIHAGNEPDPTTGAVVPPIYATSTYKQDGVDGLRGGYEYSRSANPTRTALEECLAAIEAGNRGFAFASGLAAEDTLIRSVCAPGDHVVFPDDAYGGTFRLFSRVLGNWGVEMTPAAVTHPEAIRAAIQPGRTKVVWLETPTNPLLNVADIAIVAQIAHDAGALLVVDNTFASPYLQQPLELGADVVVHSTTKYMGGHSDVVGGALIVRDAELAEKIAFHQNAIGAVAGPFDAWLVLRGIKTLGVRMDRHSDNAEKVVEFLQRHESVSQVLYPGLDGHPGHETAAKQMKRFGGIVSFRVTGGEKQALDICNKAEVFTLGESLGGVESLIEHPGKMTHASVAGTPLEVPADLIRLSVGIETADDLLQDLDRALS from the coding sequence GTGAACAAGGAACACCGTTACGGCTTCGAGACCCTCGCCATCCACGCCGGGAACGAGCCCGACCCGACCACCGGCGCGGTGGTGCCGCCGATCTACGCCACCAGCACCTACAAGCAGGACGGCGTCGACGGCCTCCGCGGCGGCTACGAGTACTCCCGCTCGGCGAACCCGACCCGGACCGCGCTGGAGGAGTGCCTGGCCGCGATCGAGGCGGGCAACCGCGGCTTCGCGTTCGCCAGCGGCCTGGCCGCCGAGGACACCCTGATCCGGTCGGTCTGCGCGCCGGGCGACCACGTGGTGTTCCCCGACGACGCGTACGGGGGCACCTTCCGGCTGTTCTCCCGCGTCCTCGGCAACTGGGGTGTCGAGATGACGCCGGCCGCGGTCACGCACCCGGAGGCGATCCGGGCCGCGATCCAGCCGGGGCGGACCAAGGTGGTCTGGCTGGAGACACCGACGAACCCGCTGCTCAACGTCGCGGACATCGCCATCGTGGCGCAGATCGCGCATGACGCGGGCGCGTTGCTGGTGGTGGACAACACGTTCGCCTCGCCGTACCTGCAGCAGCCGCTCGAGCTGGGCGCGGACGTGGTCGTGCACTCGACCACCAAGTACATGGGTGGGCATTCCGACGTGGTCGGCGGCGCGCTGATCGTGCGTGACGCCGAGCTGGCCGAGAAGATCGCCTTCCACCAGAACGCGATCGGCGCGGTCGCCGGGCCGTTCGACGCGTGGCTGGTGCTGCGCGGGATCAAGACCCTGGGCGTACGGATGGATCGGCACAGCGACAACGCCGAGAAGGTCGTGGAGTTCCTGCAGCGGCACGAGTCGGTCAGCCAGGTGCTGTACCCGGGACTCGACGGTCACCCGGGGCACGAGACCGCAGCGAAGCAGATGAAGCGGTTCGGCGGCATCGTCAGTTTCCGCGTCACCGGCGGGGAGAAGCAGGCGCTGGACATCTGCAACAAGGCGGAGGTCTTCACGCTCGGTGAGTCGCTCGGCGGCGTCGAGTCGCTGATCGAGCACCCCGGAAAGATGACCCACGCGTCAGTCGCCGGTACGCCCCTGGAGGTCCCGGCCGACCTGATCCGCCTGAGCGTCGGCATCGAAACCGCCGACGACCTCCTCCAGGACCTGGACCGCGCGCTGTCCTGA
- a CDS encoding glutamate mutase L, with amino-acid sequence MGLVVAVDFGSTFTKAVAVDGDSGAVVARAEHRTTIDTDVMDGWHACRAVLEDVDRGVRNAEVLACSSAGGGLRIGVVGNEELVTAEAGKRVALSSGGRVVAVVSGGLSASSQKELRKDRPDVVLLLGGTDGGNSAVLLKAAETLAKYNWRKPIVVAGNVDAQAEITEVLGAVPHVLAGNVVPEIGVFAPDSARAAIREMFLKHVIGGKNLSRDPSFARMVRAATPDVVLRGVEVLAGLHGDVAVVDIGGATTDVHSVIELDPEDANLGREVVATHPVTRTVEGDLGMRWSAVPVVEAGVEAELVAGESELRTAARHRHDDPSFLPDSPREAAYDEQLASVAATVALRRHAGRQRIVFGPGGRVIERSGKDLREVDLLVGSGGVLRHNPPEVAARILGSIGTNARAEGWLVPQHAEICIDRDYVLAGVGLLADLAPKAAEGLAGHIHTTATTGH; translated from the coding sequence GTGGGACTGGTGGTGGCCGTCGACTTCGGGTCGACGTTTACCAAGGCGGTGGCGGTTGATGGGGATTCGGGTGCGGTGGTCGCGCGGGCGGAGCATCGGACGACCATCGACACCGATGTGATGGACGGGTGGCATGCCTGCCGCGCGGTGCTTGAGGACGTGGACCGAGGCGTCAGGAACGCCGAAGTGCTCGCGTGTTCGAGCGCCGGCGGCGGTCTGCGGATCGGTGTCGTCGGCAACGAAGAGCTGGTCACCGCCGAGGCCGGGAAGCGGGTCGCGTTGTCCAGCGGCGGGCGCGTGGTCGCGGTGGTCAGCGGCGGACTGTCGGCGTCCAGCCAGAAGGAGCTCCGCAAGGACCGCCCGGATGTGGTGCTGCTGCTCGGCGGTACGGACGGCGGCAACTCGGCCGTACTGCTCAAAGCGGCCGAGACCCTGGCGAAGTACAACTGGCGGAAACCGATCGTTGTCGCGGGCAACGTCGACGCCCAGGCCGAGATCACCGAGGTACTCGGCGCGGTACCGCACGTGCTGGCCGGCAACGTGGTCCCGGAGATCGGGGTGTTCGCGCCGGACAGTGCGCGGGCGGCGATCCGGGAGATGTTCCTCAAGCACGTGATCGGCGGCAAGAACCTGTCTCGCGACCCGTCCTTCGCCCGGATGGTCCGCGCCGCGACCCCCGACGTCGTACTGCGCGGCGTCGAGGTACTCGCCGGTCTGCACGGTGACGTCGCGGTCGTCGACATCGGCGGCGCGACCACCGACGTACATTCGGTGATCGAACTCGACCCGGAGGACGCGAACCTCGGCCGCGAAGTGGTCGCCACCCATCCGGTCACCCGTACGGTCGAGGGCGATCTCGGCATGCGATGGAGCGCCGTACCGGTGGTCGAGGCCGGCGTCGAAGCCGAGCTGGTCGCCGGCGAGAGCGAGTTGCGTACGGCGGCCAGGCACCGGCACGACGACCCGTCCTTTCTCCCGGACAGTCCGCGCGAGGCGGCGTACGACGAGCAGTTGGCGAGCGTGGCGGCGACAGTCGCCCTGCGCCGGCACGCGGGCCGGCAGCGGATCGTTTTCGGCCCTGGCGGGCGCGTGATCGAGCGGTCCGGGAAGGACCTGCGCGAAGTGGATCTGCTGGTCGGGTCCGGGGGAGTGCTGCGGCACAACCCGCCTGAGGTCGCGGCGCGGATCCTCGGCTCGATCGGTACGAACGCGCGGGCGGAAGGCTGGCTCGTACCGCAACACGCCGAAATCTGCATCGACCGCGACTACGTACTCGCCGGCGTCGGCCTCCTCGCCGACCTCGCACCGAAAGCAGCCGAAGGCCTGGCCGGACACATTCATACAACGGCCACGACCGGGCACTAG